A part of Fusarium oxysporum Fo47 chromosome III, complete sequence genomic DNA contains:
- a CDS encoding glycosyl hydrolases family 31-domain-containing protein, translating into MATPTDPLNFIPADVFFPTVPNFTKPSEILTVESSASTSPSDPLRYAAHITLKGEPNTHCLVQFASPQIWRVRYNPKYTAVSDYDDFNSLVDDLQQEYRDSEAWNSHPAQEGWFWKTSFEQKAPDHWVLTTVEYETKESTGVPNTALHFFASPFRIVATRKLKALDADPAFLKTVGIDTVSEYEQIIWQTTDQTFSYQGNPSIGAVNNVVFNIKKPGSAAYLGFGEQGGRTVIKKPTYLNFFFADELGYDNFNYSKVYGLGALDTREPLYHSTPFFLEMNGTPDRKNVTGVMVDNYSQVAIDLGKNDSHTISVATRFNTFDAWILTADDVPRMICIPPSSDDLSSSPDSFWVIIKHDKYRTFTNSNKNFPNVGSFLNGLKAKGVKSCTNITPILTIRPSDEGPYKALDSFWDVNDKKNPETKYSLLVADKRYLDGLPNNQPLCWRYDGGLQNLDPNNVNQRERFADYIGALDYRDDYNFSENYNSGYPFHGGVSYGTNLGTPGFYPDLNRKAARKKWGEQYQYLFDNGLEFVWQDMTTPAAAKCYGDSLGFPSRLLMTDDSYTNTPKTKTAIELWSLYSYNLHKATYHGLNNLKGRENKRNFIIGRGSQTGMHRYAGLWTGDNGSSWDFFRISVAQVLALGYSGLSIAGVDMGGFTADPANTLPNPRWNHYLQHPEASSGGCKAFQEPWAYGDILNNFPGPLPPDQAALYRSVVPVCRYYVQLRYSLLQVLYDYMFANLINGLPVARAMLVTDPFDTSLFNSNQGFIDNQYLLGHNILVCPQVEQKAGRRDVYLPNSDNWYPSNLRVNNQGFGPDPILKHAAVLQKPAPGGKIVDYDCHIPDAVADPEQVAYVTPVYIRGGAIIPQLDVRQWVKEGDLNSPTIHVYPGGKTTSYSMYLDDGVSRDSAPIDLPQHKYKDAAQYTKAKGFYREVKFTQENTKTNRKITIRHQWDGYDAKATIGDTYNFAIWTVQATAPPESQISVDFEDENGMTVIDSGLTSTYIVGRGVLTVSVPVHLVPSLKTPQNYTQGSFADRYLAINWSSKHLVHVCIVSLLHLHNLRHAYPQHPPQSSVLQEHGSPVHPPRIRASYHQHHERRSLTHAIADTYYVGNPLGHQLYHLIQGYKTLTHDNKFKFLPASKSSIVYHPQYACHIIAIPPVGLHRQNPLIGMDTYFKPYNSPQFSPQTAHHFSPNIPCLIKCPARRMRLIHTKTFQLEEFYGQPPEYAILSHTWGPDEATYQDWQGNLELMKLKKGHQKIRRVCEQARKDGLMYLWCDTNCIDKSSSSEVSEALNAMFSWYKNASVCYVYLSDVAPIDTGAFDPMVQFRQSRWFTRGWTLPELLAPTSVVFFANDWTTIGTRKTLANTISFVTKIDQQYLDCTFYKASIGERMSWLSKRETERVEDIAYCMLGIFDINMQIIYGEGMRAFIRLQEEIIRVSNDQTLFCWAWDERYVPHDWASILSPSPKTFVDSSIYTEWPVHEAKTYTMTNAGLSIRLPIMNTITESVEQWLVLLNARRDSENQQVALLLNRLPGKDRCTRNRTPPCPVPVLTGSTKLREENMFIAGSRERASYQPDFHGYGSYEVLVTLDSGAIPYDSITSCPRLESGTISLQSWDQAGHYGRVLAIQGMQSIKKNEKRASVFIATLVFGIEVIGSKIEWFCKIRGIQESSSAFSNSTLEEAVYEEEQDIRSQLARTGHWRAIFDQEKDTTSDTVRKHEIDLLTSVSLSSGVRISASSMMAVAHLQLAHIVKPAEVAPWDDGHKFRTADGAKDLSRWLSALE; encoded by the exons ATGGCTACTCCCACGGACcccctcaacttcatcccCGCAGACGTATTCTTCCCCACCGTTCCCAATTTCACTAAACCCTCGGAGATTCTTACCGTTGAATCATCTGCTTCAACATCCCCCAGCGATCCTCTTCGCTATGCTGCACACATCACTCTAAAGGGTGAGCCCAACACTCACTGTCTAGTCCAGTTCGCATCGCCGCAGATCTGGAGAGTCAGATATAATCCAAAGTACACTGCTGTTTCGGATTATGATGATTTCAACTC TTTGGTAGATGATCTTCAGCAGGAGTACAGGGACTCTGAGGCTTGGAACTCACATCCTGCTCAGGAGGGATGGTTTTGGAAGACCTCTTTTGAGCAGAAGGCCCCAGACCATTGGGTTCTCACT ACAGTTGAGTACGAGACCAAAGAGTCCACTGGTGTCCCAAACACAGCTCTCCACTTCTTCGCCTCTCCATTCCGCATCGTC GCGACAAggaagctcaaggctctcgACGCGGACCCGGCGTTCTTGAAGACCGTTGGTATCGACACTGTGTCTGAGTACGAGCAGATTATCTGGCAGACAACCGACCAGACATTCTCTTATCAAGGTAATCCAAGCATCGGTGCTGTGAACAATGTCGttttcaacatcaagaagccTGGGTCAGCGGCATATCTTGGTTTTGGAGAACAGGGTGGACGGACTGTTATAAAGAAGCCCACTtatctcaacttcttct TTGCTGACGAGTTAGGCTATGATAACTTTAACTACTCGAAAGTCTATGGTCTTGGAGCTCTGGATACTCGAGAGCCACT TTACCACTCTACACCTTTCTTTCTGGAGATGAACGGCACTCCCGATCGAAAGAATGTTACTGGCGTTATGGTGGATAACTACTCACAAGTTGCGATCGATCTTGGCAAGAATGATTCGCATACCATCAGTGTTGCCACGCGCTTCAATACCTTTGATGCGTGGATTCTTACAGCTGATGATGTACCAAGGATGATTTG TATACCTCCATCGTCGGACGACCTAAGCTCAAGCCCCGATTCATTCTgggtcatcatcaagcat GATAAATACCGTACTttcaccaacagcaacaagaatTTCCCCAACGTAGGATCGTTCCTGAACGGTCTGAAGGCCAAGGGAGTGAAGAGCTGCACCAACATCACTCCCATTCTCACTATCCGACCCTCGGATGAAGGTCCCTACAAAGCACTGGACAGCTTCTGGGATGTgaacgacaagaagaacccAGAGACCAA GTATAGTCTTCTGGTCGCTGATAAGCGATACCTCGACGGTCTGCCCAACAACCAACCTCTTTGCTGGCGCTACGACGGCGGTCTTCAGAACCTGGACCCTAACAACGTCAACCAGCGTGAGAGATTTGCAGACTATATCGGTGCTCTTGACTATAGGGACGACTATAATTTCTCTGAAAACTATAACAGTGGTTATCCATTTCACGGTGGTGTTAGTTATGGCACTAATCTCGGAACT CCCGGATTCTATCCTGATCTGAACAGAAAGGCTGCGAGGAAGAAGTGGGGAGAGCAGTATCAGTATCTCTTTGACAACGGTCTCGAATTCGTCTGGCAAG ACATGACAACTCCCGCCGCCGCGAAATGTTACGGCGATTCCCTCGG TTTCCCCTCCCGCCTCCTCATGACAGACGACAGCTACACCAACACCCCCAAGACCAAAACCGCCATCGAGCTCTGGAGTCTCTACTCCTACAATCTCCACAAAGCAACGTACCACGgcctcaacaatctcaaagGCCGCGAGAACAAACgcaacttcatcatcggccGCGGTAGCCAGACCGGCATGCATCGCTACGCTGGACTCTGGACCGGCGATAATGGTAGTTCTTGGGACTTTTTCAGAATCTCCGTTGCGCAGGTGCTTGCGTTGGGGTATAGTGGTTTGAGTATCGCTGGTGTAGATATGGGTGGTTTCACTGCTGATCCAGCTAATACATTGCCGAATCCGAGATG GAATCATTATTTGCAGCATCCTGAGGCTAGTTCAGGGGGTTGTAAAGCTTTCCAG GAACCCTGGGCTTACGGTGATATTCTGAACAACTTCCCCGGTCCTCTTCCACCCGACCAAGCTGCTTTGTATCGCTCCGTTGTACCTGTTTGCCGGTATTACGTACAGCTTCGATATTCCCTCCTCCAAGTCCTGTACGACTACATGTTTGCCAACCTGATCAACGGTCTACCAGTCGCACGTGCAATG CTCGTCACCGATCCCTTTGACACAAGCCTCTTCAATTCCAACCAAGGATTTATCGACAACCAGTACCTTCTCGGCCATAACATCCTGGTCTGTCCTCAGGTTGAGCAAAAGGCAGGACGTCGCGACGTGTATCTTCCAAACTCTGATAATTGGTATCCCTCCAACCTTCGTGTTAACAACCAAGGATTTGGACCAGATCCGATTCTCAAACATGCTGCTGTGTTGCAGAAACCAGCTCCTGGTGGGAAGATTGTGGACTATGATTGTCATATTCCTGATGCTGTTGCGGATCCAGAGCAGGTCGCTTATGTCACTCCTGTGTATATCCGAGGAG GTGCTATCATTCCTCAGCTTGATGTTCGTCAGTGGGTCAAGGAGGGCGATCTGAACTCGCCGACCATTCATGTATACCCAGGTGGCAAGACTACT TCATACTCGATGTATCTCGACGATGGTGTCAGTCGCGACAGTGCACCCATCGATTTGCCCCAGCACAAGTACAAAGACGCAGCTCAATACACCAAAGCAAAGGGTTTCTACCGCGAAGTCAAGTTTACTCAG gaaaacaccaagacaAACCGTAAAATCACCATTCGGCACCAGTGGGACGGCTACGACGCCAAAGCAACAATCGGCGACACCTACAACTTTGCCATCTGGACCGTTCAAGCCACTGCACCGCCCGAGTCACAAATTAGTGTCGActttgaggatgagaacgGGATGACTGTTATCGACTCTGGACTGACGTCGACTTATATCGTAGGTCGTGGTGTTTTGACGGTTAGCGTACCGGTGCATCTTGTGCCGTCGCTCAAGACACCTCAGAACTATACGCAGGGCTCTTTTGCAGATCGTTACCTGGCTATTAAT TGGAGCAGCAAACACCTTGTCCATGTCTGCATCGTGTCTTTGCTGCACCTGCATAATCTACGACATGCATACCCgcaacatcctcctcaaTCAAGTGTCTTGCAGGAACACGGATCGCCAGTACATCCGCCAAGGATCAGGGcatcatatcatcaacaccacgaAAGGCGGTCATTGACTCACGCCATCGCCGATACGTACTACGTTGGCAATCCACTTGGGCATCAATTATACCACTTAATCCAAGGATACAAAACTCTGACTCATGACAACAAGTTCAAATTTCTACCTGCCAGCAAATCTAGCATCGTGTACCATCCCCAATATGCATGCCACATCATCGCGATTCCACCAGTGGGGCTTCACCGCCAAAACCCATTAATCGGTATGGATACCTATTTCAAGCCCTACAATTCTCCTCAATTCTCCCCTCAAACTGCCCATCACTTTTCTCCAAATATTCCCTGTCTCATCAAATGTCCCGCCAGAAGAATGCGTCTCATACACACCAAAACCTTCCAGCTAGAGGAATTCTACGGCCAGCCTCCCGAATATGCCATTTTATCACACACATGGGGTCCCGACGAGGCCACGTACCAAGACTGGCAGGGCAACCTCGAGCtgatgaagctcaagaaagGTCATCAGAAGATTCGTCGCGTCTGCGAGCAGGCGAGAAAGGATGGCCTCATGTATCTCTGGTGCGACACCAACTGTATCGACAAGAGCAGCAGTTCAGAGGTCTCTGAGGCGTTGAATGCCATGTTCTCTTGGTACAAGAATGCATCGGTTTGTTATGTGTATCTGAGTGATGTGGCGCCCATTGATACGGGCGCTTTTGATCCGATGGTGCAGTTTAGACAGTCGAGGTGGTTTACGAGAGGTTGGACACTGCCTGAGCTGTTGGCTCCTACGTCGGTGGTTTTCTTTGCGAATGATTGGACGACTATTGGAACGAGAAAGACGCTTGCCAACACGATTTCGTTCGTCACCAAGATCGATCAGCAATATCTCGACTGCACCTTTTACAAAGCTAGTATCGGCGAGCGCATGTCTTGGCTATCCAAACGAGAGACTGAAAGGGTTGAGGATATCGCATACTGCATGCTGGGTATCTTCGATATCAACATGCAAATCATTTACGGCGAAGGAATGCGGGCGTTCATTCGACTACAGGAAGAGATCATTCGTGTTTCTAACGACCAAACACTCTTCTGCTGGGCCTGGGACGAGCGATACGTTCCCCACGACTGGGCCAGCATTCTCTCCCCATCACCAAAAACCTTCGTCGACTCCAGCATCTATACTGAATGGCCTGTCCATGAAGCAAAGACATACACTATGACGAATGCCGGTTTGTCAATCAGGCTGCCTATTATGAACACCATCACCGAATCAGTCGAGCAATGGCTTGTTCTCCTCAACGCCAGACGAGACTCAGAGAACCAACAAGTCGCACTGCTTCTGAACCGCCTACCAGGAAAGGACCGCTGCACTCGCAACCGAACACCACCCTGTCCAGTACCAGTCCTCACAGGATCTACAAAACTCCGAGAAGAAAACATGTTCATCGCCGGAAGTCGAGAGCGCGCCTCTTACCAACCCGACTTCCACGGCTACGGCAGCTACGAAGTCCTCGTCACTCTTGATAGCGGCGCCATTCCCTACGACAGTATAACATCATGCCCCCGCCTCGAATCCGGAACTATCAGCCTCCAATCATGGGACCAAGCAGGCCACTACGGCCGCGTTCTCGCCATCCAAGGCATGCAAAGCATaaaaaagaacgaaaagcGCGCATCCGTCTTCATCGCCACCCTCGTCTTCGGCATAGAAGTCATCGGCTCCAAGATCGAATGGTTCTGCAAAATCCGGGGCATACAAGAATCGTCCTCCGccttcagcaacagcacCCTCGAAGAAGCAGTGTACGAAGAGGAGCAGGATATTCGGTCTCAACTTGCGAGGACAGGGCACTGGCGGGCTATCTTTGATCAAGAGAAGGATACGACCTCTGATACTGTGAGAAAACATGAGATTGATCTGTTGACGTCGGTGTCGTTGAGCTCGGGGGTGAGGATATCGGCGTCGTCGATGATGGCGGTTGCACATTTGCAGTTGGCGCATATTGTTAAGCCAGCAGAGGTTGCGCCGTGGGATGATGGGCATAAGTTTAGGACTGCGGATGGAGCAAAGGATTTGTCGAGATGGTTGAGTGCTTTGGAATAA
- a CDS encoding Cupredoxin has translation MGFWKRLTEFLFIHRFTDQTKFSHTYSPVQDLSLVDAFDAKSIDGACNSPTNRKCWSTDFDIYTDYEEIIPEGKVRKFLLWVTNERIAPDGYWVDRMLFNGTYPGPTLEGNWGDTFEITVVNKLTNFNGTSIHWHGIRQLNTNWMDGVSGVTECPIPLESYTIWNIVVSQLDADGLAGALKINGPTSMNYDVDLGPVLITDNFHKTTFSQVQLEYLGRPPAPDSMLMNGNGRYYCCPSLDKNCKGDSKLTSFHFEQNKTYKMSLVNTAASTHTTFWIDSHKFWVVATDFVPIEPYETDMINIAIGQRYDIIVNATAVKGHNSRNVNFWMHARDCQNGGARSNLGIIRYDATSKSIPWTPPPRQDNICYGCQDEPSEKLKPIVKRNITQHNEDYIKNSFKVHLVGYPNEFKKDSMMHKWVLANSSFYLDWAEPSLSLVKIASEKGWDNPQFPVGYEPVTLDYKNGTWVAFLIEGKFTESIHNSTTKGHRKVYKTQAPVAHPIHVHGHDFVLLDSGTEEFNPKNFTLQLDNPPRRDVVLLPVDGYIIIAFQINNPGVWLMHCHVSFAALPNLDPRN, from the exons ATGGGTTTCTGGAAGAGACTCACAGAGTTTCTCTTCATCCACCGGTTCACAGACCAAACCAAGTTCTCTCATACATACTCCCCGGTTCAAGATCTTTCCCTTGTCGATGCTTTCGATGCAAAGTCTATTGATGGAGCCTGCAACTCACCTACAAATAGGAAGTGCTGGTCAACTGACTTTGACATCTATACCGATTATGAGGAAATCATTCCAGAGGGCAAAGTTCGCAAG TTTCTTTTGTGGGTTACTAATGAAAGGATCGCACCTGATGGATACTGGGTTGATCGGATGCTGTTCAATGGAACGTATCCTGGACCGACTCTCGAGGGGAACTGGGGAGATACTTTTG AAATCACTGTCGTGAATAAATTGACCAACTTCAACGGCACTTCGATCCACTGGCATGGTATCCGCCAACTAAATACCAACTGGATGGACGGCGTATCAGGCGTGACAGAATGCCCGATCCCA TTGGAGAGCTACACAATATGGAACATCGTGGTATCACA GTTAGATGCCGATGGGCTAGCAGGCGCTCTCAAGATCAATGGGCCGACTAGCATGAACTAcgatgttgatcttggaCCAGTTCTCATCACTGATAACTTTCACAAAACTACCTTCTCCCAAGTCCAACTCGAATACCTAG GCCGCCCTCCAGCTCCTGACAGCATGCTTATGAATGGCAACGGAAGATACTATTGCTGTCCCTCTCTAGACAAGAACTGCAAGGGTGACTCCAAACTCACATCATTCCACTTCGAGCAAAACAAGACTTACAAAATGAGCCTCGTCAACACCGCTGCTTCAACGCACACAACCTTTTGGATTGACAGCCATAAATTCTGGGTCGTGGCCACTGACTTTGTTCCCATTGAGCCCTACGAAACAGACATGATCAACATCGCCATTGGCCAGCGCTACGACATTATTGTCAATGCAACAGCTGTGAAGGGGCATAATAGCAGAAACGTGAACTTCTGGATGCACGCTCGCGATTGTCAGAACGGCGGCGCGAGGTCCAATCTTGGCATCATCCGCTACGACGCTACTTCAAAGTCTATCCCTTGGACACCTCCCCCCAGACAGGATAACATCTGCTACGGGTGCCAAGACGAGCCCAGTGAGAAACTCAAACCCATTGTGAAGCGTAACATCACACAGCACAATGAGGACTACATCAAAAACTCATTCAAAGTGCATCTCGTCGGGTATCCCAACGAATTCAAGAAGGACTCCATGATGCACAAATGGGTCCTCGCCAATTCGTCTTTCTATCTTGACTGGGCAGAACCGAGCCTAAGTCTCGTCAAGATTGCTTCTGAAAAAGGATGGGATAACCCTCAGTTTCCTGTTGGATATGAACCTGTGACTCTCGACTACAAGAATGGAACGTGGGTTGCTTTTCTTATCGAGGGCAAGTTTACAGAGTCGATTCACAATTCTACGACAAAGGGGCATCGCAAGGTTTATAAGACGCAAGCACCTGTCGCGCATCCTATTCATGTGCACGGACATgactttgttcttctcgaTTCTGGAACTGAAGAGTTCAATCCGAAAAACTTTACTCTTCAGCTGGACAATCCTCCGCGTCGGGATGTTGTACTCCTACCAGTCGATGGATACATTATTATCGCCTTCCAAA TCAACAACCCTGGTGTTTGGCTAATGCACTGTCATGTAAGTTTCGCCGCACTCCCCAATCTCGATCCTCGGAATTAA
- a CDS encoding heterokaryon incompatibility protein-domain-containing protein: MSIENSRLCYFCRKLEPVDQPCPLIQSQPTQIFSSINGVTKPWTKQDEDLLEQLRRRPSELCSRCAKFDIIRAFSEADPLDESQRGELEKAQYIQHAEREEQYRLRFGLLSQFHMKPSCPLCRLLYRLIPRPPPEHDTTVLTLIPYRWHIRQDHWEGVPEDHKRKFAIWFGLSTPGLDMSGPSFFNASQQLRVAMMTGEAIAMHPNSSSEDSYSARVIEGMVNVDHIRKGLEHCRKHHSEQCNAKFDKGLLITKMLDVNARKVVDCPDNCDYLALSYVWGGIHPADGALEAGTLPQTIEDAITLTKRLGKKYLWVDALCIDQSPSPTPEQAASKAKQLQLMHLIYYCATITIFAVAGPRSDYGIPGISKPRVGSTREHINGKELVVVPPQIMTEIKSSVWQTRAWTWQEDVLSTRKLYLTETQWILQCNETLGPSDYAEAHNTALDLTWTKVSGGKIKAGYVEATNTEFLDRTSSMFISAVTTYTSRSLTNDGDSLNAFQGGLARFGKPVYPQGFEWGMPLKEFPQSLAWIHDHTVKPTRRSAFPSWSWAGWGGTVQYPTDLTETETENGDLIPRMVSIDDKMVTLEGWTVTLDIRTDPFSEVVIPGTDQAIGCVTERNFKHNMTLPTGKYRCLVASRLKKEVLRNGLVNQLIYLVVLKGDQDVEIEERQTAITVSRLAIEGKDFMEFGPKKTVINMK, encoded by the exons ATGTCTATCGAGAATTCAAGACTGTGCTACTTCTGCCGTAAGCTCGAGCCGGTAGACCAGCCTTGTCCTTTGATTCAGAGTCAGCCAACTCAGATCTTCTCCAGTATAAATGGTGTCACGAAGCCATGGACGAAGCAGGATGAAGATCTCTTAGAACAACTCCGCCGCCGGCCAAGTGAGCTCTGTTCACGATGCGCCAAATTCGACATCATTCGCGCCTTCAGCGAAGCGGATCCTTTAGATGAAAGCCAGAGAGGCGAGCTAGAAAAGGCCCAGTATATTCAACACGCTGAAAGAGAGGAACAATACAGACTACGCTTCGGTCTTTTGTCACAGTTTCACATGAAGCCTTCTTGCCCGCTATGTCGGTTGCTCTATCGGCTCATTCCTAGACCTCCACCAGAGCACGATACTACTGTTCTCACTCTCATTCCCTACCGGTGGCATATCCGACAAGATCACTGGGAAGGCGTTCCGGAAGATCATAAGCGAAAGTTCGCCATTTGGTTTGGTCTTTCAACACCTGGTCTCGATATGTCTGGGCCGAGTTTCTTTAACGCGAGTCAGCAGTTGAGAGTTGCTATGATGACGGGTGAAGCCATTGCTATGCACCCAAACTCTTCATCAGAGGATTCTTATAGCGCCAGGGTTATCGAAGGGATGGTTAACGTTGATCATATTAGGAAGGGCCTTGAGCATTGCCGGAAGCATCACTCAGAACAATGCAATGCTAAGTTCGATAAAGGCCTACTCATTACGAAAATGCTGGACGTTAATGCCCGAAAGGTCGTGGATTGTCCTGATAACTGCGACTATCTAGCTCTCAGCTATGTCTGGGGCGGTATTCACCCAGCTGATGGGGCTTTGGAGGCTGGGACACTTCCTCAGACGATCGAGGATGCCATCACTCTGACCAAAAGGCTTGGAAAGAAATACCTATGG GTTGATGCCCTCTGTATCGATCAAAGCCCCAGCCCAACGCCCGAACAAGCAGCCAGCAAAGCCAAACAGCTACAACTCATGCACCTAATCTACTACTGCGCCACAATAACGATCTTTGCTGTCGCAGGTCCGCGCTCCGACTACGGCATTCCTGGAATCTCAAAGCCACGCGTGGGATCTACGCGGGAGCACATCAACGGAAAGGAGCTTGTAGTAGTCCCTCCACAGATCATGACAGAGATAAAGTCTTCCGTTTGGCAAACGAGAGCCTGGACGTGGCAAGAGGATGTTTTGTCTACGAGAAAGTTGTACTTGACGGAGACGCAATGGATTCTTCAGTGCAATGAGACGCTGGGACCGAGTGATTATGCTGAGGCGCACAATACGGCTTTGGACCTTACTTGGACTAAAGTTTCTGGTGGGAAGATAAAAGCTGGTTACGTTGAG GCTACGAATACCGAGTTCCTCGACCGAACTTCCTCCATGTTCATATCAGCGGTGACAACGTATACTTCACGATCTCTTACCAACGATGGTGATTCTCTAAATGCCTTCCAAGGCGGTCTCGCACGCTTTGGTAAACCAGTCTATCCCCAAGGCTTTGAATGGGGCATGCCACTCAAAGAATTCCCTCAGTCACTGGCCTGGATCCATGACCATACAGTCAAGCCTACAAGACGATCAGCTTTCCCAAGCTGGAGTTGGGCAGGCTGGGGCGGAACTGTGCAGTATCCGACTGATCTTACTGAAACAGAAACTGAGAACGGTGATCTCATTCCGCGGATGGTCAGTATTGATGACAAGATGGTTACACTGGAAGGATGGACTGTAACACTTGATATTCGAACTGATCCGTTCAGTGAGGTAGTTATACCCGGTACTGATCAGGCGATTGGATGTGTTACGGAGAGGAATTTTAAGCATAACATGACTTTACCGACGGGGAAATATCGGTGTTTGGTTGCGTCGAGACTCAAGAAGGAAGTGTTGAGGAATGGATTGGTGAATCAGTTGATCTACCTGGTAGTTTTAAAAGGCGAtcaggatgttgagattgaagaAAGGCAAACGGCTATTACAGTAAGCAGGCTTGCTATTGAGGGAAAGGACTTTATGGAGTTTGGTCCAAAGAAGACAGTCATCAATATGAAGTAG
- a CDS encoding heterokaryon incompatibility protein-domain-containing protein: MSAALTARLAQPYPGPSLPSPSHIRLVYLHPGTDEAVYCELITVSIESAPSYEALSYTWGDPSRRESINMTTQGSETTQQFSVTSNCYSALKRLQYRDRTRVLWIDALAIDQSNVDEKNYQVSLMSRIYSQAASVVVYLGEPGDNSDLAIAFIMECDDPPQGTTSLSFPKSDILMDALRNFFLRPWFTRVWVIQEVFLSTDKIIYCGEKELSWSAMENFKHYLVNTRLRFRLPYVVSASNRHFEEETTEELLLRDLLDSRHCEAIDPRDKVYSLLPILQSFNKSLGLIPRYQDTPEKIYTDCALSLLPSCGWKILYAVQGQSATRRLPSWVPDWNVLPQRYIIGTAPWLEMSSFWTDKVLPGVPRKPQIILRSSNKGQIPVLHGHGYSCGKMLKLGSTYIAGQTPFPAKEWYNLVNKVDLSTRVDKSGSGSPDPKFPHRTESFVKFLRLARYLYSSSMKEEEEDPADDLPRPDFVIGGARSPYEGYRFGSKWEDTIRKLATERKDGVLPFRDIPFHYAAAGWPPSYGNTIRGNLEACHLRRCFVTDTGYFGLAPAEAENGDRVFLCVGASVPFVLRETQRNGGDEFDLVGESYLQAGAWFEMVNNDSQPQSLYII, encoded by the coding sequence ATGTCGGCAGCACTTACGGCTCGGCTGGCTCAGCCATATCCTGGACCTTCACTTCCCAGTCCATCGCATATCCGCCTCGTCTACCTACACCCCGGAACAGATGAAGCTGTTTATTGCGAGCTAATAACCGTCTCTATTGAATCCGCACCAAGTTATGAGGCTTTATCATACACCTGGGGCGATCCCTCCCGTAGAGAGAGCATCAACATGACCACGCAAGGCTCCGAGACTACGCAACAATTCTCAGTAACTTCCAACTGCTACTCTGCCCTGAAACGCCTTCAGTATAGAGATAGGACCAGGGTTCTGTGGATTGACGCCTTGGCTATTGATCAATCTAATGTTGACGAGAAAAACTATCAAGTCAGTCTCATGTCAAGGATATACTCTCAAGCTGCGAGTGTAGTCGTTTATCTCGGTGAACCTGGAGACAACAGCGACTTGGCTATCGCATTCATCATGGAATGCGATGACCCACCCCAAGGCACCACGTCTCTGAGCTTTCCAAAGTCGGATATCTTGATGGATGCACTCCGGAATTTCTTCCTCCGCCCTTGGTTCACCAGGGTCTGGGTAATTCAGGAAGTCTTCCTATCAACCGACAAGATTATATACTGTGGAGAAAAAGAACTATCATGGTCTGCGATGGAGAACTTCAAGCATTACCTCGTCAATACGAGACTACGGTTTCGATTGCCATACGTGGTTTCAGCATCAAACAGACATTTTGAAGAGGAGACTACGGAAGAATTACTGCTGAGGGATCTACTTGATTCGAGGCATTGCGAAGCAATTGACCCTCGTGATAAAGTGTACAGCCTGTTGCCCATACTGCAGTCATTTAATAAATCACTCGGTCTGATACCAAGGTACCAGGACACACCAGAAAAGATCTACACGGATTGCGCTCTCTCTCTATTGCCAAGTTGCGGCTGGAAGATTCTCTACGCTGTGCAGGGTCAATCAGCCACACGGAGGCTCCCATCCTGGGTTCCAGATTGGAATGTCCTGCCTCAGCGATATATCATCGGGACAGCTCCTTGGCTTGAAATGAGTTCGTTTTGGACAGACAAGGTGCTCCCAGGTGTTCCCCGCAAACCGCAAATCATCTTACGTAGCTCGAATAAGGGACAGATACCAGTGCTGCATGGGCATGGATATTCATGTGGAAAGATGTTGAAACTGGGGTCAACATACATCGCGGGTCAAACACCATTCCCCGCTAAGGAGTGGTATAATCTCGTCAACAAGGTTGATCTATCAACACGAGTCGACAAGTCTGGATCTGGTTCACCCGACCCGAAGTTTCCTCATCGAACAGAATCCTTCGTCAAGTTCCTTCGGCTTGCTCGTTACCTTTACTCTTCGAgcatgaaagaagaagaagaagaccctgCAGATGATCTGCCAAGACCAGACTTTGTCATCGGCGGCGCACGCAGCCCCTACGAGGGATACAGATTTGGTTCCAAGTGGGAAGATACAATACGGAAATTGGCCACTGAGAGGAAAGATGGAGTGCTACCATTCAGGGATATCCCTTTTCACTATGCTGCGGCGGGGTGGCCGCCGAGTTATGGGAATACTATAAGAGGGAATCTGGAGGCTTGCCATCTGCGGCGGTGTTTCGTTACAGATACAGGATATTTCGGTCTTGCACCTGCGGAAGCAGAAAATGGGGACCGGGTTTTCTTATGCGTTGGGGCTTCGGTTCCGTTTGTTCTGAGGGAAACTCAGAGAAATGGAGGTGATGAGTTTGACTTGGTTGGGGAGAGCTATCTGCAAGCCGGCGCGTGGTTTGAGATGGTCAACAATGACAGTCAACCTCAATCTCTGTATATCATATAA